The DNA sequence GGACGGCGAGGCGTGCGGCGAGTGCAAGTCGTGCCGCATGGCGCTGCGGCTGGAGCACCCGGACGTGCACTGGTACTTCCCCCTGCCCCGCCCCGACGCGGCGACGCCGGAGAAGCTGCGCGAGAAGCTGGAGGAGGCGCGCCACGTGGAGCTCGCCGCCCGCCGCGGCGACCCCTCGCACGTGCCGGCCTACGAGCGGGCACCGGCGTACTTCATGGGCATGGTGCAGAACCTCCAGCGCTTCGCCGGCCTTCGCCCCGCGATGGGCTCGCGTAAGGTCTTCGTGGTCGGCGACGCGGAGGCCATGGTGCCGCAGGAGAGCAGCCCGGAGGCCGCGAACGCGTTCCTCAAGCTGCTGGAGGAGCCCCCGGCCGACACGACGCTCATCCTCACCTCGTCCAACCCCGGCGCGCTGCTCCCCACCATCCGCTCGCGCGTGCTGCCGGTCCGCCTTCTGCCCATCGGCGCGGACGAGGTCGCGGCGTTCCTGCGCGACGTGCGGGGGATGGACGGCGGCGAGGCGGAGCAGCTCGCGTCGGTGTCGCAGGGCGCGATCGGGCGGGCGCTGCGGCTGCTGCCTTCCGGCGGCGGCCAGGGCTCGCTCCAGAAGCAGCGCGAGGCCGGGAAGCAGCTCCTCGTCGCGGCCACGGCAGATTCGCCCGCGGCGCGGCTCGCGGCGGCGAACGCGCTGCCGCCCGCGGGCGCGCGCGGCGAGTTCACGGCCACGCTGGAATCGCTCTCCCTGTGGCTGCGCGACCTGCTCGCCGTGGCCGCGGGCGCGCCCGACCAGGTGGCGTACACGACCGAGCCCAAGCTGCTCGCCGGCATCGTCCAGCGCCGCTCGGTGAAGCCCGATGCGGTCGCGCGCGCGATCCTGCACGTGCAGCAGGCGCGCGAGCTCGCGGGCGGCAACGTGAACCCGCAGCTCATCACGGCCGACCTGCTGCGCGGCATCCGGCGCGAGCTGGTGGGCACCGCGTGAACAGGTCCCGAAAGCCTTCCCGGCGGGCCGCCGGGCGCGTACACTGAGCGGGAGGGGCACGGTGGTGGAGAGCGGCTTCACGCACCTGGACGAGGCGGGCCGGCCACGCATGGTGGACGTGGGCGACAAGCCCGTCACCCGCCGCGTCGCCGTCGCCGGGGGCAGCATCCGCATGGGTGCCGAGACGCTGGCGGCCATCGTCGCGGGCGACACGCCGAAGGGGAACGTGCTGGTGATCGCGCAGCTGGCGGGCATCACCGGGGCGAAGCGGACGGCGGACCTCATCCCCCTCTGCCATCCCCTGCCGCTCACGTCGGTGGAGGTGTCGCTGGAGCCCGATCCCTCGCTGCCCGGCATCCGCGCGACGGCGACGGCGCGGGTGGATGGGAAGACGGGCGTGGAGATGGAGGCGCTCACGGCGGTAACGTGTTCGCTGCTCACCATCTACGACATGTGCAAGGCGCGCGACCGCGGGATGGTGCTGGAACGGGTGCGGCTGCTGGCCAAGGAAGGAGGCCGCAGCGGAGCCTGGACGGCGCCCGCGGACTGACGGGAGACGGCACAACGCTTGCTTTGGACGGCGGCGGACCCACTAACCGGAGGCCGTATGCAGTCCCTACTGCTCAAGCTGCAGGCCGACGTCGAGGCCCGTAAACAACCCAAGTCCGACCTGCTGGTGACGCTGCGTAGCGCGGCGCTGGGCTGCACTCTTTTCTTCGCCGCGTACCAGCTGGGTGCGCACTCCGCGGGCGGTGTGGCCCAGGAGGCGGAGTGGGCCGGCAAGGGCATCGCCGCCGCGTTCGCCCCCGAGGGCGCGCACGACCTGCAGAGCGTTGAGGTGGAGCGCCTTCGCAGCGCCTTCCAGCACTCGGCCAAGTACCGCATCCCCGCCGACCTGGCCGCGAACATCGAGGACGTGGCGCGCGCCGAGGGGATCGACGTGGGCCTGGCGTTCGACCTGGTGCGCGCCGAGAGCGAGTTCAACCCCCGCGCGGTAAGCCCCGTGGGCGCCGTGGGATACACGCAGCTCATGCCGGAGACGGCCCGCCTGCTGCGCCCCGGCCTCACCCGCGACCAGCTCTTCCACCGCGAGACGAACCTGCGGCTGGGCTTCCGCTTCCTGAAGTCGCTGCTGGTGAAGTACCACGGCAACCGCAAGCTGGCGCTGCTGGCCTACAACCGCGGCCCGGACCGCGTGGACCAGCTGCTGCGTCAGGGCATCGACCCCAGCAACGGCTACGTGCAGCTTGTGACCGGCGCCAGCCACTAGGGAGCTTCCGTCCCACCTGGGGCACCGGTGCCCCAGGTGGAAAGGTTTTCCGGCCCGCAACCCCGCCGAGCGGGCGACGCGGTTCCGCAAGTGTGACGATCCCGGCCAGGCGCTTCCCCGCCCGCCGGGATCGTCGCTTGTCGGCATTCTTATCCCATCCGCGCTCGTCCGTCACCGTGGGCTCGCCGCCGCGCCGGACGCGACCGCATCCGCTTCCCATCTCCCGACCCGGCCCGCCAGTGACCGTCTTCGGCCAGCCCGTCCCGTTGGTGCTCGTCGTCTATTTCCTGATGCTCGCCGTCTCCATCGGCTATGCGTGGCCGGTGCGGATGGGATGGACGTTGTTCGGCCCGCCAGGCGAAGGCGAGCTGCCCGACCTCGACCCGTACGAAGCGGCCCTGCTCCGTGCCGGAGAGCTGGCCACCGTGTATTCGGCCCTCGCCGCGCTGACGAGGCGCGGGAGCCTGGCGCCCAGCCTGGGCGAGCGGCGGCTGCGGGTCACGGGGGTGCGGCCGGTGGATGTACATCCCCTGGAAGAGGCTGTGTACAAGGCGCTCACGTCGCTTCCGGGAACGAAGCTGTACGGCGCGCACATCCTGGGCGGCGTGCGGGTGATGGTCAAGCCCGCCCTGGCGGAGGTGGAGGAGCGGCTGGACCGGCGCGGGCTTCGCGTCTCCAAAGCCCGGGGCGATGGCTTGGCGGGGCGCTCGTTCGCGGCGATGTTCGCCACGGCGTGCGCCGGCTTGATCCTGGGCATGTTCGAGATGGGGCCCAGCGGAACCCTTTCCGACCCCACGGTGCTGTGGATGGCCTTCACGCCTTTCGTGCTGGGCGTCGGGCTCGTCCTGTTCCATCCGCGGCTCACCAGCCGCGGTCGCTGGGTCGTACGCCGGCTGGCGGCGAGCGGGCATCGCATCGGGCTTCCCGCCGCGGTTTCGGACGGCGCGGAGGGGCGCGAGGACGATGAGGCGGATCCGCTCCATGCGCTGGCGAAGGTGCTCGTGGCCCATCCCGAGCCGGGCAAGGCGGAAGACGCACCGGGCGCCGGGCAGCCTGCGGAAGCGCCGATGGACCTGGGCGAGTACGGCTACTACGTGGGTACGGACCCGCGTCCCTGCTCCGCTTCGGAGCTGGCGGTCCTCTGCGGCGGGGGAGAGGCGCCCTCGCTGGTGTGGACGCCGCAGTCGTCGCAGCCGCAGCATCCCGCGCGTGTCCCGTTCCTCTTCGAGCGCATCCGCGGCCGCGTGGTGCAGGAGCGTTTCCGGAAGCTCCGCTCGGAGGTGATGGGCACCGCCGTCTGGCTGGCCTTCTGGGGTTTCGGCGGGTTCGGCTTTCCGTCGTTCTGGCTGATCCTGGTGGCTGTCACGGGCGTGGGCGTCTTCTCCGCATTCCGCGAGTGGCGGCGCGCGAAGGCGTTGACGCCGGAGGCGGTGTCGGCTCCCCCGCCGCCGGTGGAGATCTCGGAATGGGCGGAGCTCGCCGCGCTCAAGCGCCCGCTCTACACGCGGTGGCTCGTGGGCGCGATCGCCGCGGTCGGCGCGGTGCAGCTTCTGCCGGGGTACAGCGGCACGGCCGCGGCCGGGATGGTGAAGCACGCGATCCGTGCCGGCGAGTGGTGGCGCCTGGCCACCGGCGGCATGCTGCACGCCAACCCCATCCACTTCACCATGAACATGGTGGCGCTGCTGGTGTTCGGCCGGCTGGCGGAGATGTACGGGCGGCGGGCGTACGTGCCGCTGGTGTTCTTCCTGTCCGTCCTGGGCGGCGGCGTGGCGAGCGTGCTCTGGACGGCGAACGATTCCGTGGGCGCGTCCGGCGGGATCGCGGGGCTGCTCGGCTACCTGCTGGTGCTGGGGTGGAGATACCGGCGCGCGCTGCCGCCCAACTTCGTCACCAGCCTGCTCTACGTGGTGGGCGTCAACGCGCTGATCGGGGCCGTGGGATACGGGATCATCGATAACGCCGCGCACGCCGGCGGCCTCGTCACCGGCGCGGCGCTGGGGGTGATCCTTCTCCCGGCGACACCGCCCGACGAAGACGCCGCCGCGCGCATGAGCCCCGCCGGAATCGCCTTCCTCGCCCCGACGCTGCTGGCATGCGCGGGCGCCATCGCCGCTATCCTGCGCAGCTAGGCGGCCTCCGGACGGTGGACGGTGGACGTTGGACGTGGGAATGCGCGAGACGCGAGGCGACCACGAGCATGTCGTCGGCCGGCACTGCCGCATCGAGTACTGCTTCTTCCCGCCCGCGAGCGTGCCGGACTTCTTGTGGGCGCTGGAAACTGGCGAGCGCGCGCCACCGCGGACTATCCGCCTGCCATTCGCGAGATGTCGACCTGACCTCGTCCGCCGATTCGCGGGCGGACGGAGCGACGGTGGATGTCTAGCGTTGCTTCGGCCGCGGCGCATGCGGATGCGGCGGATGCGATAAATCGCACCCCTACATGAGGTTGAGGGTGCGCGATCGTTCGTGAGGATGCCGGGGAGGATGTGAAGAAGCACCTCGGGCGATGGATGCCGGAGGTGCTTCGTCGTTCCAAGCGCGGCTCGCCTGCCCTGCCCGCGTCAGACGTCGACGTTGGAGAGGTAGTTGCCGAGAACGCGGTTGGTGGCGTTCAGGACGGCGAGGGCGGCGGAGCGGTGCGGGTTCTCGGTGTCGAGCGAGGCACCCACCAGGGCCGAGGCCGACGCGGGCTCGGTGCGGAGAACGACGACCACCACGTCGGTGTCGAAGGCGCGGAAGCTCTTGATGCCCACCAGGTGGAACTTGAGCTGCCGCTGAAGCAGCGCCTCCAGCGTGCGTAGCGTGGAGAGCGCGGCCAGGCGCAGCTCCATGGCGGGCCCGCTCTCGCCGTCGACCGAGCTGGTGTACGTGACGCCTCCCCACTCCAGCTCCACGGCGGCGCTGGCGCGGCCGGGCCGCGACTCCACGCGCGCGCTCATGAACTTCACGCGGCGGCGGGGCTGCGGGGCGGGCAGATGGCAGAACTGCACGTCGGCTTCGCGCTGCGAGAGGCCGTGGTGCACGAGGATGGCGCGTACCTTCAGCTCGGCGGGCTCGCCGTCCGGCTGGTCGCACACCACGTACACGCCCAGGCGTTCGCCCGGGTCGAAGAGCACGCGGTGCACACCGGGCACGGCCTCCAGCTCGGCGCGCAGCACGGCGAGCGCAGGCGCCTCCAGCGAAGGGAAGCTCATGGGGAGGGGCTCCGGGGGGAATTTTCGTGTGTTTCCGCAACGTAGGGGCGCGGCGGACACACTGTCAAGAATCGCAACGTCCCATTCGTGCCCCTCACGCGTCGGATTCCACGCATCGGCCGGGAGAATCCGCCGCGGGCCGGCCGCCGCGCATCTCCCGGAAGGGTGCGGAAACGTGCGTACGGGACGACGGAGCGCTGCGGAGCCGCATCCGCCCCCTGGGCCCGCATCTCCCGAAAACCGTGGAGCCAGGGACGCGAACGGGCCCGGAGCAAGCGCGCTCCGGGCCCGTTCGCCGTGCTCATGCCGCGTACCGGCTCAGAAGCGCAGCAGGGCGCCGGCGCCCTTCAGGTCCTGCACGTCCTGCGGGTCGGCGAACGAGATGGCGACGCCCTGGCCCTCGGCCATGCGCACCATCTCCTCCACCACGTCCACGCCCTGGAGCGTGCTGGAGCCGTCGTACGGGCAGGTCTTGAGGTCGCGCGCGAACACGAAGCCGCACTGGCCGCAGCGCACGCCGTCGCGCCGCTGGTCCGACGCCAGCAGCAGCGTGTCGACCTTGCCCTCCTGGAGCGCGGTGAGGGTTCCCTGGAAGCCGGCGGTGGCCAGGTAGTCGTGCGCCACCCGGTCGCGAACCTGCTCGATCACCTCGCGGCTCGCGCTCTCCTGCGCCGTGCGAAGGTGGGGTTCCAGGCGCTGCAGGATCTCGCTGGCCGGGTCGTCGATCTCCATGGGGCCGGTGTGCACCACCTTCTGCAAGATGCTGTCGGGCAGGAACTCGCGGAACGCCGCCACGTTCTCGTCGGTGCCCAGGATCACCAGGTCGTCCGGACGGTAGCGGGCCACGAAGTCCTCCACCTCCTTGCAGAAGTCCTTGAAGAAGTGCTTCATCTCCTCGCGCTTGCGGCGCTGGAAACGCTCCTGCGAGTAGCCGCCGGCGTGCACGTCGTGCGGCGTGGGGATGGGATTGGGACGCACGTTGATCTCGTCCAGCAGCGTGCCCAGGTACACGCTGAGGATGCGCACGTGCTCGC is a window from the Longimicrobiaceae bacterium genome containing:
- the moaC gene encoding cyclic pyranopterin monophosphate synthase MoaC, producing the protein MVESGFTHLDEAGRPRMVDVGDKPVTRRVAVAGGSIRMGAETLAAIVAGDTPKGNVLVIAQLAGITGAKRTADLIPLCHPLPLTSVEVSLEPDPSLPGIRATATARVDGKTGVEMEALTAVTCSLLTIYDMCKARDRGMVLERVRLLAKEGGRSGAWTAPAD
- a CDS encoding rhomboid family intramembrane serine protease encodes the protein MTVFGQPVPLVLVVYFLMLAVSIGYAWPVRMGWTLFGPPGEGELPDLDPYEAALLRAGELATVYSALAALTRRGSLAPSLGERRLRVTGVRPVDVHPLEEAVYKALTSLPGTKLYGAHILGGVRVMVKPALAEVEERLDRRGLRVSKARGDGLAGRSFAAMFATACAGLILGMFEMGPSGTLSDPTVLWMAFTPFVLGVGLVLFHPRLTSRGRWVVRRLAASGHRIGLPAAVSDGAEGREDDEADPLHALAKVLVAHPEPGKAEDAPGAGQPAEAPMDLGEYGYYVGTDPRPCSASELAVLCGGGEAPSLVWTPQSSQPQHPARVPFLFERIRGRVVQERFRKLRSEVMGTAVWLAFWGFGGFGFPSFWLILVAVTGVGVFSAFREWRRAKALTPEAVSAPPPPVEISEWAELAALKRPLYTRWLVGAIAAVGAVQLLPGYSGTAAAGMVKHAIRAGEWWRLATGGMLHANPIHFTMNMVALLVFGRLAEMYGRRAYVPLVFFLSVLGGGVASVLWTANDSVGASGGIAGLLGYLLVLGWRYRRALPPNFVTSLLYVVGVNALIGAVGYGIIDNAAHAGGLVTGAALGVILLPATPPDEDAAARMSPAGIAFLAPTLLACAGAIAAILRS
- a CDS encoding transglycosylase SLT domain-containing protein, which encodes MQSLLLKLQADVEARKQPKSDLLVTLRSAALGCTLFFAAYQLGAHSAGGVAQEAEWAGKGIAAAFAPEGAHDLQSVEVERLRSAFQHSAKYRIPADLAANIEDVARAEGIDVGLAFDLVRAESEFNPRAVSPVGAVGYTQLMPETARLLRPGLTRDQLFHRETNLRLGFRFLKSLLVKYHGNRKLALLAYNRGPDRVDQLLRQGIDPSNGYVQLVTGASH
- a CDS encoding VLRF1 family aeRF1-type release factor yields the protein MVSLFLDMSVNENNKRTHTVFLNQKRAQFEELDGGLRVDDPEVASTFERVRSWLENDFDEANRGVVIYAELGGEWMEAVQFPVSVQNRLVVGPRPVIAPLAQVLESYHHYGVILLDREHVRILSVYLGTLLDEINVRPNPIPTPHDVHAGGYSQERFQRRKREEMKHFFKDFCKEVEDFVARYRPDDLVILGTDENVAAFREFLPDSILQKVVHTGPMEIDDPASEILQRLEPHLRTAQESASREVIEQVRDRVAHDYLATAGFQGTLTALQEGKVDTLLLASDQRRDGVRCGQCGFVFARDLKTCPYDGSSTLQGVDVVEEMVRMAEGQGVAISFADPQDVQDLKGAGALLRF